The following coding sequences lie in one Spinacia oleracea cultivar Varoflay chromosome 1, BTI_SOV_V1, whole genome shotgun sequence genomic window:
- the LOC110805084 gene encoding protein FANTASTIC FOUR 1, with translation MSTSVCQGLKSQFDTWLAEPRNIGFKPSEPIPKLSPSSTCFPVSDNSHIQQQNTPHKTEDLGGWSFLQDLTKNNSPQTSEEEKVYVHPLVKKSSSVLSLKSLEMCTESLGSETGSSISDDELISSSFVLSDIEKSPVRVLLPAACYTTTVIKERSTTMTSSSSFPPPITTIRGGSSGKFQVESQRQDGRLVMKAVCVGTNKSCLKAERINGRLMLRFLDNSNELDLDEGDEFCDVNDYEANDNDDEDEDEDEDEDEDEDMDVDIDIDDQLGNYGFEVKMSNSIRRRRCNEEQASRRCRDLQNWKPFLVATS, from the coding sequence ATGTCAACAAGTGTTTGCCAAGGGCTAAAATCCCAGTTTGACACGTGGCTCGCCGAGCCTCGGAACATTGGGTTCAAACCATCTGAGCCAATACCAAAGTTGTCACCGTCCTCTACGTGTTTTCCAGTGTCGGACAACTCACATATCCAACAACAAAATACTCCCCACAAGACTGAGGATTTGGGTGGGTGGAGTTTCTTGCAAGATCTTACAAAAAATAACTCACCTCAAACTTCTGAAGAAGAGAAAGTGTACGTTCATCCTCTGGTTAAGAAGTCGAGTTCTGTGTTAAGTTTGAAAAGCTTGGAAATGTGTACCGAGAGTCTAGGGAGTGAAACTGGGAGTAGTATTAGTGATGATGAATTAATCTCTTCATCTTTCGTCTTATCGGATATCGAGAAATCTCCGGTAAGAGTACTGCTGCCAGCTGCTTGTTATACTACTACTGTGATCAAAGAGAGGTCGACGACGATGACGAGCAGCAGTAGCTTTCCGCCACCGATAACCACCATTAGGGGTGGTTCTTCGGGTAAGTTTCAGGTGGAGTCTCAAAGGCAAGATGGGAGGTTAGTTATGAAAGCAGTTTGTGTTGGTACCAACAAGAGTTGTTTGAAGGCTGAGAGAATTAATGGAAGGCTTATGCTTCGCTTCCTTGATAACTCGAACGAGCTCGATCTTGATGAAGGAGACGAGTTTTGCGATGTTAATGATTACGAAGCCAATGACAATGATGATGAGGAcgaggatgaggatgaggatgaggatgaggatgaggacATGGATgttgatattgatattgatgATCAATTAGGTAATTATGGATTCGAAGTTAAAATGAGTAATTCGATTAGACGAAGGCGGTGTAACGAAGAACAAGCAAGTAGGAGATGCAGAGATTTGCAAAATTGGAAGCCATTTTTGGTGGCTACCTCTTGA
- the LOC110805087 gene encoding uncharacterized protein encodes MAEDCSVDVDDVGFEEGLTWLPAHILHEACGGQIFEEQVGHRARHYQHQNHVNGPGSYPLHPLKSGRKYQERVRIGSKRTSGGPGMQAVFLDQAGHNKTCGTGVFLPRRAGTDFQPTKNPPCSPVLLPSRVVHGLNLNIQALGLQISPKQDLKTTRKDRVHNANYKKEEKDPRERCDIISQDQKISPELFLPKEWSY; translated from the exons ATGGCTGAGGATTGTTCTGTGGATGTTGATGATGTTGGTTTCGAAGAAGGATTGACATGGTTACCTGCTCACATTCTTCATGAAGCTTGCGGTGGCCAAATTTTTGAG GAGCAAGTTGGGCATCGTGCAAGGCATTACCAGCATCAAAATCATGTCAATGGTCCAGGATCATATCCTCTTCATCCG TTGAAAAGTGGAAGAAAATACCAAGAGAGAGTAAGAATAGGAAGCAAGAGAACATCAGGAGGGCCTGGAATGCAAGCTGTGTTTTTAGATCAAGCAGGTCATAATAAAACTTGCGGCACCGGAGTCTTCCTTCCTAGAAGAGCAGGCACCGACTTCCAACCTACCAAAAACCCAC CTTGTTCTCCTGTCCTGCTCCCTTCCCGCGTTGTGCATGGTCTAAACCTCAACATTCAAGCATTAGGGTTACAAATCTCTCCTAAACAAG ATCTTAAAACAACTCGAAAAGATAGAGTTCATAACGCCAATTacaagaaagaagaaaaagatcCAAGAGAACGTTGTGATATCATTTCTCAAGACCAAAAAATTTCTCCAGAATTATTTCTTCCAAAGGAATGGAGTTACTAG